The genomic stretch GCCGAGAGCGAACTCTTCGCCGAGTTCGAGAACGCGCTCGCGGGGCTCGGCTTCCGTGCCGACCTCGACGACGGGCGGGTCGAAGTGACGGCCGTGCCGGCGGTGCTCGCGGGCGCGGCGGACCCCGAACTCCTGCGCGACGCGCTCTCGGCGCTCGTCCGGGGGAAGGACGAGGACGTGGTCGAGGCGTCGGCCGACGCGTTGCTCGCGGATCTCGCGTGCTATCCCTCGGTCACGGGCAACACCTCGCTCACGGAGGGCTCCGTGATGGAGCTCCTGGCCAGCCTCGACGCCTGCGAGAACCCCTACGCCTGCCCCCACGGCCGCCCCGTCGTGGTCGAGATCGGCGAGACGGCGCTCGCGGACCGCTTCGAACGCGACTATCCGGGCCACGCCGGCCGTCGGGTCGAGGAGTAGTTCCGTTCGAGCAGCCGATCGGATGATATACGATCGGGCGGGATCGAACGCATGGCCGACCTCCTCGCCCTCGGGGTGTCCGTGCTCGAACTCACCCCGCCGGAACACCGACGCCTCGAAACCGCCGAGCGGTTCGCGGCCGGCGTCGCGGGTCCCGAGTCGAACACGACCATCGCGGCGAGCCGGCTCGGTGCCGACGCCGCCTGGGTCTCGAAGCTCCCCGGGAACCCGCTCGGTCGACGCGTGGCCGGCGCGCTCCGTCGGCACGGCGTCGAGACGGCGGTCTCGTGGGCGGAAACGGGTCGACAGGGGCTCGCGTTCACGGAACGGGCGGGCGACCCGCGCGGCGGAATGACCCTCCACGACCGGAATGCACCCGTCGCCTCGATGCAACCGGCCGACCTCCCGGCGACGGCTACCGAGAGGGCGTCGATGGTCCTCACCAGCGGCGCGACCGCCACCCTCTCGGAGACGCTGACTGAGACCACCCGCACGGTCTTCGAGGAATGCGCGGCGGGGGAGACGACCACCGTCTGTTCGCTCTCGCGACCTCGCGTCGTCGAGTCGGGATCGGTGTGCGAGGCGCTTTCCCCGCTGCTGGCGGCGACCGACGTCCTCCTGACCACCGAGGCGGGCGCGGCGGCGTTCGTCGACCGCGCGACGCCGACGGAGACCGCCCACGCGCTCGCCGCCGGCCACGGCTTCGAGACCGTCGTGCTCGTCCGGGCGGATCTCGGTGCCGTGGTCTGGCACGACAACCGGGTCGACGACCACGACGTGCCGGCGACCGACGCCGTCGACGACCGCGGCGCGTTCGACGCGCTCTGCGGGGGCTTCTTGGCGCGTCGGATCGCGGGCGAGTCGCCGGACCGCGCACTCGCGGCGGGGGTGGCCTGTGGGGCGCTCGCACGAACCGTCGCGGGGCCCGTACCGACCGTCGACCCCGCGGCCGTCGAACGGTGCGCCGACTCGATGGACGGATCCACCGTGGAGTGAGCGCCCGGACTTCGGACATCGACAGGTGCTAAACGCCGGGGTTCGTACCGATGCTATGCACGTCGTCATCATCGGAGCCTACGGCAGCGCGGGCGTCGCGGTCGCGAACGCCCTCGCCGAGGAGGACGTCGACCTCACCCTCGTCGACGACGGCGAGCCCGGCGGCGGGCTCTGCATCCTCCGCGGATGTATGCCCTCGAAGGAGGTCCTCTCGGCGGCGGCCCACCGCTTCCAGGTCCGCCACGACCACCGTCTCTCGGGGGTTCCCGAGGTCGACCTCGACGCGGTGGTCGAGACCAAAAACGAGCACACCTCGAACTTCGCGAGCCACCGCCGGAGCGCGGTCCACGACCTCGCCGAGCGCGAGAACGTCGAGTTCGTCCACGACACCGCGCGGTTCGTCGACGACCGTACTGTAGAAGTCGCCGACCGCGAGATCGAGGCCGACTACGTCGTGGTCGCCACGGGGTCGAGCGTCAACGTGCCCGACCTCCCCGGCATCGACGAGGTCGATTACATGACCAGCGCCGACGTACTGGATAGCACCGAGTTCCCCGATTCGGGCGTCGTGATGGGCTTTGGCTACGTGGGCATCGAGATGATCCCCTACCTCTCGGAAGCCTGCGGGATGGACATCACGGTGATCGAACACGACGAGCGCCCGCTCGACGAGGCCGACCCCGAGTTCGGCGACGAACTCCTCGACCTCTATCGCGAGGAGTTCGGCATCGAGGTCCTCACCGAGACCCACGAGCAGTCGATCGAGGCCACCGACGACGGGGTTCGCCTCCACGTCGACCACGACGGGACGGACGAGACCGTCGACGCCGACGAGCTCTTCCTCTTCACCGGGCGGCGGCCCGCACTCGACGGTCTCGGGCTCGAAAACACGGCACTCGATCTGGATCCGGCGGCAGGCGCTGGAACCATCGAGGAGGAGACGATACAGCCGGGACCCGACTGGGTCGCCGACACGATGCAGAGCCGGGACGACCCGGGGATCTTCGCCGTCGGCGACGTCAACGGGAAGGAACCCATCCTCCACGTCGCGAAGGAACAAGGTATGATCGCCGCCGAGAACATCCTCGCCGACGCCGCGGGCGAGGGACTCACCGAGTACGAGAACGTCCACCACCACGTGATGTTCTCCGGGGTGGGCGTCTACCCGTTCGCGCGGGTCGGCCACTCGCTCGAATCCGCCGAGGAAGCGGGGCTCGACGTCGTGACCGCGACGCGGCGGGCCTCGGACGACGGCGTGTTCAAGACCAAGGACGTGCCCGAGGGACTGGCGCGGCTCGTGGTCGATGCGAACGACGGCACGGTGCTGGGCTATCAGGGCCTCCACTACCACGCCGACGCGATGGCGAAGACGATGCAGGTGATAATCGAGAACGGGATGGACGTCCGGGACGTTCCGGACAGAGCCTACCACCCGACGACGCCCGAGATCATCGACGGCGTGGTCCGCGAGACGGCCGCCCAGCTCGACTGAGGTTCAAGATCGAATTCGGTCGTCTCCGTAGCCCTCCGGAGCCCACCCGAGCCCTCCCCGGAAACCGCTTTTGTGCCGGGCAGTCGAGGGCGGGACATGGCCAACGAACCCGCGGGCGTTCGGACGACCCTCCGCGAGTTCTTCGCGCTCGAACGCGACGTGCTCGTGCTCTCGGTCGCGATGTTCGCGTTCAGCCTCGGCTTCCAGATGACGAGCCGCTACCTCTCCGAGTACATGTTCGCCCTCGGCGCGAGCGCGGTCGTCGTGGGGCTCTACGGCAGTTTCGCGAACGTCATCAGCGCGGTCTATCCCTATCCCGGCGGCGCGATCTCGGACCGGATCGGCTCGCGGTCGGCGCTCACGTTGTTTGGACTCCTCTCGACGGTCGGCTTCGGGATCT from Halococcus hamelinensis 100A6 encodes the following:
- a CDS encoding sugar kinase — encoded protein: MADLLALGVSVLELTPPEHRRLETAERFAAGVAGPESNTTIAASRLGADAAWVSKLPGNPLGRRVAGALRRHGVETAVSWAETGRQGLAFTERAGDPRGGMTLHDRNAPVASMQPADLPATATERASMVLTSGATATLSETLTETTRTVFEECAAGETTTVCSLSRPRVVESGSVCEALSPLLAATDVLLTTEAGAAAFVDRATPTETAHALAAGHGFETVVLVRADLGAVVWHDNRVDDHDVPATDAVDDRGAFDALCGGFLARRIAGESPDRALAAGVACGALARTVAGPVPTVDPAAVERCADSMDGSTVE
- a CDS encoding dihydrolipoyl dehydrogenase family protein, which produces MHVVIIGAYGSAGVAVANALAEEDVDLTLVDDGEPGGGLCILRGCMPSKEVLSAAAHRFQVRHDHRLSGVPEVDLDAVVETKNEHTSNFASHRRSAVHDLAERENVEFVHDTARFVDDRTVEVADREIEADYVVVATGSSVNVPDLPGIDEVDYMTSADVLDSTEFPDSGVVMGFGYVGIEMIPYLSEACGMDITVIEHDERPLDEADPEFGDELLDLYREEFGIEVLTETHEQSIEATDDGVRLHVDHDGTDETVDADELFLFTGRRPALDGLGLENTALDLDPAAGAGTIEEETIQPGPDWVADTMQSRDDPGIFAVGDVNGKEPILHVAKEQGMIAAENILADAAGEGLTEYENVHHHVMFSGVGVYPFARVGHSLESAEEAGLDVVTATRRASDDGVFKTKDVPEGLARLVVDANDGTVLGYQGLHYHADAMAKTMQVIIENGMDVRDVPDRAYHPTTPEIIDGVVRETAAQLD